One window of Papaver somniferum cultivar HN1 chromosome 9, ASM357369v1, whole genome shotgun sequence genomic DNA carries:
- the LOC113310767 gene encoding helicase protein MOM1-like isoform X2: MTKVTRSGRIMKGVNDESSSKQLADKGVTSGSPSTDTVLALRRSPRDTTPKKQSPASTPSTKNSERIEKNTPQTTPSKRKSERLEKLNMPSPLRRSDKDGRNHSLSVSGSKNSENSSSSLENRSKGEREKPEENTTVKSKDVKGNASKKLSAVKYRASLLKTQGKKDKNSDKKLKVLSDLPQGVSEEKGVGCSMKVEHGGHRGGVKVGEVREKLPSCLNTVELSGSKRIRLEMSSNSAPLDDGVICASAADPVLKAPIVTSPQNGEMSESCIRTDGSEKDIHAAPRRSIDNTETAEVCETLLEDQRKPALDQVVLPARTKNLVPSELEEDGRNLKARVCRDLAEECCTDVQLMSAPRMTSVGSGDNVCVSCKFGGTLLCCDGEGCKKSYHLKCLDPPLKNVPIGVWHCVFCVKKKVDSGVHSLSGGVGSILDAREVELADSEGVQKQYLVKYRCLAHVHNRWVPESQLLLEAPVLVGKFKKNQVVRWKPEWAVPQRLLRKRLLMSPKQRAEYLGDSHSDILCHFEWFVKWSGLGYDDATWELENEPFLRSAEALKLIKDYECRLEKAKMASDPTRAEKERRGSFFKLLELPGECELGLDTDHLCSVNKLREYWHKGQNAVFMEDQERVTRVILFILSLQPVVCRPFLIVSTTSALSAWEAEFLRLAPSLDVIVYSGSRDARKSIQMLEFYEEGRSVMFQVLLSSLDTIVEDIESLNCVSWEAIIVDECQLSKVSKSLENIKLLTTYFKLLLVNGPMKDSLVDYRHLLSFLGYGDDEEGISHCKNDSSDSIEKLKERLAWFVASERKSDSSKFVEYWVPVKLSSVQLEQYCYTLLSNSAFLRSCSKSFDTVELLRNVLISTRKCCDHPYLVDPTLQKMLTNGLPVTEYLNVGVKASGKLQVLDKILSEIKKQGLRVLILFQSIVGSGGISLGDFLDDVVRQRFGEDSYERVDGGLATSKKQAAMNKFNDKEKGRIVFLLERRACNPSIKLSSVDIVILYDSDWNPYNDLKVLQRITIDSRHEQLKLFRLYSSSTLEEKALIHAMQGMTFDSNLQNLNNSTIHMLLRWGASRLFKELKEFHDSSPSSGSIISSDQDADGVLNLVKELLGSLPQAAGGTSTNNSSIVVKVKQTGGIYSRDTCLPDELEMQSTEADLPHVFWSKLLERETPEWRYLSAASTSQRSRKRVQYFDGSPKRTIPDNDDVTKKRRKLVNGTADAATHRALVEDKRKIGGANKEGASGTPAGNGSHFLASPTVSTDAARFRNVNEISNVPACCMSEPEKRSKSLNAPKDLHIFSKPDISELCNILLFPENVSKMAGRFLEYIIDNNRVNQERVTLIQAFEISVCWIAASLLKHKLDRKETLKLAKQHLNFECTEEEVLAIYDMLRKKKKSFLRQTENVNQSTDEPARVTDNVKPHMHARAQSEMPGQQDLEGGAIRGTPQSQHSSNEFVPIKQLATDSEEANGSPNNEISKSISLVRKIHMERWLKLAAYQTKESKEFEEERVKIEKEQIATLDKVHKFESALIRRLHHQNSVRLEKLKKVDQDFNSKKDAIKNHMDAELKKLESLHLAAKNEETRLKHYWLREAKSGRSVDSFLALPQSLDSRFKLVTVQLNEQGPSKEPITGRDSSPRLNDLGVTGPSGTVRGESMVDCITPTERPDDFVKSTLQSTDPLQSVQSNDDTSVTQPNVQFQLEDLECCEQGPSEEPVDRTGSLKDSAMGDVGPSEIVRGHEPVTEVTIPTLPCDPSNDDSSVTDRIGSLRLTEMGVAQSPGTVRGHEPVVVDSITTDPLPCDRSEDATTAFLRDMQFPIEGSEISGQGPSKEPDVARTGSLGPSEVRVSEVPETISGYEQVVEGTLPAEQFPMTAPVNPPSAMQSELPAATVSPSDLLERNQSYNDNSVFSHAGPLQTAAPANPPGDPILANSSSHDTSVLPPALQLELPTLVETLPSEQSRVPTDPPVGSGTRVSDTRSMTSSRTSQSPLPQDPLCYELARIRKEEEQVVKIHKELKVRINSDYEKEMEEIHRKYNKLNHDADTALAQKKKSIDTNISKILMNRMLAEVFRFKCSETTRAAGPLGSQPGGHQGPLQNHQLFHSSQQNSQRSPMPPSSATTATPCTTIQSPVQVARQSSATFSSNNMPIRPHFSTGGALTSVSNQVGCRQSHAPHLQPFRPSTSMSASPSLQPPHNSSTLPVHLANLPGGSSSGLQVTGLPVNYGAGFNSSTYPSESAGTHNNSSLVIDTMMNDFDNFGLCGGGGSINPQNLLPPIQSIDQSDMFGSLNSSDLWGPATAAAQGEVVCLSDDE, encoded by the exons ATGACCAAGGTAACACGTTCTGGTCGCATAATGAAGGGCGTGAATGATGAAAGCAGCTCTAAGCAACTTGCTGATAAAGGTGTAACATCAGGATCTCCATCGACAGATACAGTATTAGCTTTAAGAAGGTCGCCTAGAGACACAACTCCGAAGAAGCAGAGTCCAGCAAGTACTCCAAGTACAAAGAATTCAGAAAGAATCGAGAAAAATACTCCACAGACTACACCAAGTAAGAGGAAATCTGAGCGACTGGAGAAACTAAATATGCCGAGCCCACTGAGAAGATCTGATAAAGATGGCAGAAATCATTCATTAAGTGTATCAGGTTCAAAGAACTCGGAGAATAGTTCGAGTTCCTTAGAAAACAGAAGTAAAGGGGAGCGAGAGAAACCTGAAGAAAATACCACAGTGAAGTCCAAAGATGTGAAGGGGAATGCCAGTAAGAAATTGAGTGCCGTTAAGTACAGGGCATCCTTGCTCAAGACCCAGGGCAAGAAGGATAAGAACTCAG ATAAGAAGCTTAAAGTGCTCAGTGATTTGCCTCAAGGGGTTAGCGAGGAAAAAGgagttggttgttccatgaagGTTGAGCATGGAGGTCATCGCGGTGGAGTAAAGGTTGGGGAAGTGAGAGAAAAACTACCCTCATGCTTGAACACTGTTGAGCTGTCTGGATCTAAAAGGATAAGGCTGGAAATGAGTTCCAATAGTGCCCCCCTGGATGATGGAGTGATCTGTGCTTCTGCTGCTGACCCTGTCCTTAAG GCACCGATAGTCACAAGTCCCCAGAACGGTGAGATGTCAGAGAGTTGCATCCGAACGGATGGGTCTGAGAAAGATATTCATGCTGCCCCTCGAAGAAGCATTGATAATACAGAGACTGCAGAAGTTTGTGAGACGTTGCTTGAAGATCAAAG AAAACCTGCACTTGATCAAGTTGTTTTGCCTGCCAGAACCAAAAACTTAGTTCCTTCAGAACTAGAAGAG GACGGAAGGAACCTCAAAGCCAGGGTTTGCAGAGACCTAGCTGAAGAATGCTGCACGGATGTACAACTCATGAGTGCTCCCAGGATGACGTCAGTAGGAAGTGGTGATAATGTTTGTGTCAGCTGCAAGTTTGGTGGAACGCTCTT GTGTTGCGACGGTGAGGGTTGCAAAAAAAGCTACCATCTCAAATGTCTTGATCCACCCCTAAAGAATGTGCCAATTGGTGTTTGGCATTGTGTCTTCTGTGTTAAGAAGAAGGTGGACTCAGGTGTGCATTCTCTATCTGGAGGTGTGGGGTCCATTTTGGATGCCAGAGAAGTGGAGTTAGCTGATTCTGAAG GAGTTCAGAAGCAATATTTGGTTAAGTATAGATGCCTTGCTCATGTTCACAACCGTTGGGTTCCAGAGAGTCAGCTTCTTCTTGAAGCTCCAGTTCTTGTTGGAAAGTTCAAGAAGAACCAG GTTGTAAGATGGAAACCAGAATGGGCTGTGCCACAACGCCTTCTTCGGAAGAGATTGTTAATGTCACCAAAGCAGCGGGCTGAGTATCTTGGGGATAGTCATAGTGACATCTTATGCCACTTTGAGTGGTTTGTGAAATGGAGTGGTCTTGGTTATGATGATGCCACTTGGGAGTTGGAGAATGAACCATTTTTGAGGTCAGCCGAAGCTTTGAAGCTTATAAAGGATTATGAATGTCGCCTTGAGAAGGCAAAAATGGCATCTGACCCTACTAGGGCAGAAAAG GAAAGGAGAGGTTCCTTCTTTAAATTGTTGGAGTTGCCAGGGGAGTGTGAACTTGGACTTGATACTGACCATCTATGTTCTGTGAACAAACTTCGTGAGTATTGGCACAAGGGACAAAATGCTGTTTTTATGGAGGATCAG GAGCGAGTTACTAGGGTGATCTTATTCATCCTATCCCTGCAGCCTGTTGTATGCCGGCCATTTCTTATTGTGTCCACTACCTCTGCCCTTTCTGCATGGGAAGCTGAATTCCTGCGCTTGGCACCGTCTCTCGATGTTATTGTTTACAGTGGAAGCAGAGATGCTCGGAAGAGCATACAAATGCTGGAGTTTTATGAGGAGGGTCGTTCTGTAATGTTTCAAGTACTTCTGTCATCTCTAGATACCATTGTTGAG GATATAGAATCACTAAATTGTGTCAGTTGGGAAGCAATCATAGTTGATGAGTGTCAACTTTCCAAAGTGTCAAAATCTTTAGAGAATATTAAGTTGCTAACCACTTACTTTAAGCTTCTTCTTGTCAATGGCCCAATGAAG GATAGCTTGGTTGATTACCGCCATTTGCTGTCTTTCCTTGgttatggagatgatgaggaagGTATTAGTCATTGTAAGAATGACTCTAGCGATAGTATTGAGAAACTGAAGGAAAGGCTTGCATGGTTCGTTGCATCTGAACGTAAATCAGACTCATCTAAGTTTGTCGAATACTGGGTTCCTGTCAAGCTTTCCAGTGTGCAGCTTGAGCAGTATTGTTATACGCTACTCTCTAATTCAGCATTCCTTCGTTCATGTTCAAAAAGCTTTGACACTGTTGAGCTCCTTCGTAATGTTCTTATTTCTACCAGGAAG TGTTGCGACCATCCATATCTTGTGGATCCTACTTTGCAGAAAATGCTTACGAATGGTCTACCAGTGACCGAGTATTTGAATGTTGGAGTAAAAGCTAGTGGCAAGCTACAAGTACTTGATAAAATTCTTTCGGAGATTAAAAAGCAAGGCTTAAGAGTACTAATCCTTTTTCAG TCAATTGTTGGCTCTGGCGGAATCTCTTTGGGGGACTTCTTGGATGATGTTGTGCGTCAGAGATTTGGTGAAGACTCCTATGAACGTGTTGATGGTGGGTTGGCCACATCAAAGAAGCAAGCAGCCATGAACAAGTTTAATGATAAGGAGAAAGGAAGGATTGTGTTTTTACTTGAGCGTCGTGCTTGCAACCCAAGCATTAAGCTGTCATCAGTTGATATTGTGATTCTGTATGATAGTGACTGGAACCCGTATAATGATTTGAAAGTTCTACAGAGGATCACAATTGACTCACGACATGAGCAGTTAAAACTGTTCCGTTTGTATTCGTCGTCTACCTTGGAAGAAAAGGCTCTAATTCATGCTATGCAAGGGATGACCTTTGATAGCAATTTACAGAATTTAAATAATTCTACAATTCATATGTTGCTCAGATGGGGTGCTTCTCGTCTATTCAAAGAGTTGAAAGAGTTCCATGATTCTTCCCCATCTTCTGGTTCAATCATTTCGTCTGATCAAGATGCTGATGGCGTCTTGAATCTAGTGAAGGAATTATTGGGTTCGCTACCTCAAGCTGCTGGTGGCACAAGTACAAATAATTCTTCAATTGTTGTAAAGGTTAAACAAACTGGGGGGATATACTCTAGAGATACTTGTTTACCTGATGAGCTGGAAATGCAGTCAACTGAAGCAGACCTGCCTCACGTCTTCTGGTCAAAACTACTTGAAAGGGAGACCCCTGAGTGGAGATATTTGTCGGCTGCATCCACATCCCAGAGGTCCCGCAAACGAGTTCAATATTTTGATGGCTCACCAAAAAGGACAATCCCTGACAATGATGATGTTACAAAGAAGAGGAGGAAACTTGTTAACGGTACCGCTGATGCGGCCACTCACAGAGCTCTGGTAGAAGATAAAAGAAAAATAGGTGGTGCGAACAAGGAAG GAGCGTCTGGAACTCCAGCTGGTAATGGGTCTCATTTTCTGGCAAGTCCCACAGTTTCAACTGATGCTGCCCGTTTTCgcaatgttaatgaaatctcaaATGTACCTGCATGTTGTATGAGTGAACCTGAGAAAAGGAGCAAGTCCCTTAATGCACCCAAAGATCTTCACATCTTCTCGAAGCCAGATATTTCAGAACTTTGCAATATTCTACTATTTCCG GAGAATGTCAGCAAGATGGCTGGAAGGTTTCTTGAATATATTATTGATAATAATCGAGTCAATCAGGAGCGAGTGACTCTTATACAGGCTTTCGAGATATCTGTG TGTTGGATAGCAGCTTCTTTGCTGAAACATAAGCTAGATCGGAAGGAAACACTTAAACTTGCAAAGCagcatttgaattttgagtgtACGGAAGAAGAGGTTTTGGCTATCTATGATATGCTGCGGAAAAAGAAGAAATCGTTTTTACGTCAAACAGAAAATGTTAACCAGTCTACAGACGAACCTGCACGAGTTACAGATAATGTGAAACCCCATATGCATGCAAGGGCTCAATCAGAAATGCCTGGTCAGCAAGATCTGGAAGGAGGAGCGATCAGAGGAACTCCTCAAAGTCAACATAGTTCCAATGAATTTGTCCCCATCAAACAACTGGCAACCGACTCCGAAGAAGCTAATGGATCACCAAACAACGAAATCTCTAAGAGCATTTCTCTGGTTAGAAAGATTCACATGGAGAGGTGGCTAAAGCTCGCGGCTTACCAGACTAAGGAAAGTAAAGAGTTCGAGGAAGAAAGAGttaaaattgaaaaggaacaaatAGCAACATTAGATAAAGTGCACAAATTTGAGTCGGCTCTTATTCGTCGTCTGCATCATCAAAATTCAGTTAGATTAGAGAAACTGAAGAAAGTAGATCAGGATTTTAACAGCAAAAAAGATGCTATCAAGAATCATATGGACGCGGAACTAAAGAAACTTGAGTCATTACATCTGGCAGCCAAGAATGAAGAGACAAGGTTGAAGCATTACTGGTTGCGAGAAGCAAAATCTGGAAGGTCTGTGGATTCATTTTTGGCTCTGCCGCAGTCGTTGGATTCTAGATTCAAGCTGGTAACCGTGCAACTTAATGAACAAGGTCCTTCAAAAGAACCAATCACTGGTAGAGATAGCTCACCCAGACTCAACGACTTGGGAGTCACTGGGCCTTCTGGAACTGTTCGAGGTGAATCAATGGTAGACTGTATCACACCCACTGAAAGACCAGATGATTTTGTGAAGTCAACCTTGCAGTCCACTGATCCCCTCCAAAGTGTGCAATCTAATGATGACACTTCGGTTACGCAACCTAATGTGCAATTCCAGCTGGAGGATTTGGAGTGCTGTGAGCAAGGTCCTTCAGAGGAACCAGTTGATAGAACTGGCTCACTTAAAGATAGTGCGATGGGAGATGTTGGGCCATCTGAAATTGTTCGAGGTCATGAACCAGTAACAGAGGTCACCATACCCACCCTCCCATGTGACCCATCTAATGATGATAGCTCAGTTACCGACAGAATTGGTTCACTTAGACTTACTGAGATGGGAGTTGCTCAGTCTCCTGGAACTGTTCGAGGTCATGAACCAGTAGTAGTGGACTCCATAACCACTGATCCACTTCCCTGTGATCGATCTGAAGATGCCACCACAGCTTTTCTACGTGATATGCAATTTCCTATTGAAGGTTCAGAGATTAGTGGTCAAGGTCCTTCAAAAGAACCGGATGTTGCAAGAACCGGCTCACTTGGACCTAGTGAGGTGAGAGTTTCTGAGGTTCCCGAAACTATTAGTGGTTATGAACAGGTAGTAGAGGGAACATTACCTGCAGAGCAATTTCCAATGACTGCACCAGTTAACCCACCTTCTGCTATGCAATCGGAGTTGCCTGCAGCCACTGTTTCACCTTCTGATCTTCTGGAGCGTAACCAGTCATATAATGACAATTCAGTTTTTTCACATGCTGGGCCACTTCAAACGGCTGCACCAGCAAATCCACCCGGAGATCCCATCTTGGCCAACTCTTCCAGTCATGACACTTCAGTTCTTCCGCCTGCTTTGCAATTGGAGCTGCCTACACTCGTGGAAACACTGCCGTCTGAACAGTCTAGAGTTCCAACAGATCCCCCAGTTGGAAGTGGCACACGTGTATCAGATACTAGAAGCATGACTTCTTCCCGGACATCTCAGTCTCCGCTGCCTCAGGACCCTCTTTGTTATGAACTGGCAAGAATTCGTAAAGAGGAggaacaagttgtgaagatccacaAAGAATTG AAAGTGCGGATCAATTCTGATTATGAGAAGGAGATGGAAGAGATTCATCGAAAGTACAACAAGTTAAATCACGATGCTGATACTGCATTAGCTcagaagaagaaatcaattgacacaaatattagtaaaattTTGATGAATAGGATGTTAGCCGAGGTGTTTAGGTTCAAATGTAGTGAAACTACTAGGGCTGCTGGGCCACTAGGATCACAGCCAG GAGGACACCAGGGACCGTTACAGAACCACCAATTATTCCACTCTTCTCAACAAAATTCCCAGAGATCTCCGATGCCCCCTTCATCTGCAACAACTGCAACCCCATGTACAACTATCCAATCACCTGTGCAGGTGGCTCGCCAATCATCAGCTACTTTCTCGAGCAATAACATGCCAATCAGACCTCACTTCAGCACAGGAGGGGCTTTAACAAGTGTAAGCAATCAAGTAGGATGCAGACAGTCACATGCCCCTCACCTGCAACCATTCAGACCTTCAACATCGATGTCAGCATCGCCCAGTCTGCAACCACCCCATAACAGCTCAACGTTGCCTGTACATCTTGCTAATCTTCCTGGTGGCAGTTCTTCGGGTCTGCAGGTCACGGGTCTCCCGGTTAACTATGGTGCAGGGTTTAATAGCAGCACCTATCCATCAGAAAGTGCAGGAACACATAATAATTCATCCTTAGTGATTGATACTATGATGAATGACTTCGACAACTTCGGCCTGTGTGGTGGCGGCGGCAGTATTAACCCTCAAAACCTATTACCTCCCATTCAAAGCATTGACCAATCTGACATGTTTGGTAGTCTAAATTCTAGTGATCTATGGGGTCCTGCAACAGCAGCAGCCCAAGGAGAAGTTGTTTGCCTATCTGACGATGAGTGA